The sequence below is a genomic window from Calditrichota bacterium.
TCCTAAAGTTCTCCGCTGTTACAAATGAGGGGCTGGACGATATTAAAAAAACTCTCGATGAGTTTTTGGCCGTTCCGCCCCCGAAAAGGGACCGCGGATTTTTTTGGATGCCTATTGACCGCTCCTTCACCATTCGCGGTTTTGGAACCGTTGTAACCGGTTCGGTTCTTTCAGGACGACTGAGGGCAGGGGAGACGGTTGAAATTCTGCCTCACAGACGCCTTTTAAAAGTCAGGGGACTCCAAAAACACGAGCACCCGGCGGAAGAAGTAGAAATCGGAGACCGCGCCGCTGTTAACCTTGCCGGAATTGCAAAGGATGAAATTGAACGCGGAAATGTTCTGGCGTCTCCGCATTACGGAATTCCCACGAAAAGAATTGATGCCAAATTTCAGCTCCTGAAGAATGCTCCCAAAGAATTGGCCAATCAGACACGCGTTCGCTTTCATGTGGGTACCAGTGAAATATTTGCCCGTATTCGACTTCTAAATTCAGATGTTTTGTACCCGGGACAATCGGATTATTGCCAATTATTTTTCGAGCAGGAAATTGCCCTGAACCGGCTGGATCGGTTTGTGGTTCGTCAATATTCACCGCAGGTTACGATTGGCGGCGGGATTGTTTTGGATAGTCATCCACGGCTTCGGCACAAACGATTTTCCGAGCCTGTTTTACGACATCTTCAAAAATTAGAGTCTTCTGATCCCAAAGAAGTCTTGATGGAATTTATTCAAATGTATCGATTTCCAAGGATCCTTGAAGAAATTGCTTACGGTGCCGGCATGGATTTTTCACAGACACAGCAAATGATACGTCTGTTGGAGAAGGAAAACAAAATTCAACAGATTCACGTCGGTACAAAAGATTACATTCTCTCAAATGAAACGATAGACTATTACTCAAAGCGAATTCCGGAACTCATTGAGTATTATCATAAAACTCATCCCATTGAACCGGGAATCCCCAAAGCCGAACTGCACCATAAATTTAATGCTGCGCTCGAGGATTCCGTGTTTCAGACTATTCTTGCTCACTTGGAGCAAAAGGACCTCCTCGTAGTCGACAATGACCGGGTTCGTTTAAAAAGCTTTTTATGGGATTTGGATTCTCAGTTATCCCAAAAATATGAGGCCTTTTTATCCAAACTGACAAAGGATGCCTTCCAGACGATGCGGCCTGAGGAATATGCCCAATTCTTATCCATTCAAGAAAATACCCTGAATAATCTGATTCAATATGGAAAGAAAAAAGGGCAACTTATTGTGTTACCCGGGAATATAGTATTTTCCTACAGATGCGTAGAGGAGGCGAAGAAGCGATTGTTGGCCTATTTTGAGACCCATTCGGAAATCAGACT
It includes:
- the selB gene encoding selenocysteine-specific translation elongation factor, with the translated sequence MTNRHIIIGTAGHIDHGKSTLVKALTGMDPDRLAEEKERGLTIDIGFAFYGDRAAFIDVPGHEKFIKNMVAGVTTIDMAILLVAADDGVMPQTREHLDILNILGIPRGFVVITKVDLVDEEWIELVEEDVKNLVKGTFLEEAPILKFSAVTNEGLDDIKKTLDEFLAVPPPKRDRGFFWMPIDRSFTIRGFGTVVTGSVLSGRLRAGETVEILPHRRLLKVRGLQKHEHPAEEVEIGDRAAVNLAGIAKDEIERGNVLASPHYGIPTKRIDAKFQLLKNAPKELANQTRVRFHVGTSEIFARIRLLNSDVLYPGQSDYCQLFFEQEIALNRLDRFVVRQYSPQVTIGGGIVLDSHPRLRHKRFSEPVLRHLQKLESSDPKEVLMEFIQMYRFPRILEEIAYGAGMDFSQTQQMIRLLEKENKIQQIHVGTKDYILSNETIDYYSKRIPELIEYYHKTHPIEPGIPKAELHHKFNAALEDSVFQTILAHLEQKDLLVVDNDRVRLKSFLWDLDSQLSQKYEAFLSKLTKDAFQTMRPEEYAQFLSIQENTLNNLIQYGKKKGQLIVLPGNIVFSYRCVEEAKKRLLAYFETHSEIRLSDFRNLLNTTRKFALPLMEYFDAQEVTERIGDVRVPGVNLKK